One region of Sandaracinaceae bacterium genomic DNA includes:
- a CDS encoding class I SAM-dependent methyltransferase yields the protein MLNLFAYTGPFTVAAVAGGAVRTCTLDVAAPALTWAEQQVRALGAPGQHDFVRADVFGWLRAHQTKGERFDLVIVDPPTYSKTKHTRWTSGADWIELTRLAAAMVAPRGVLLLSSNDRRMTPRVFRQHIEAGLAAIGRAGRIVDNPTPLDFPSPPGGPTMKSCMVHLDVERPARKPTKSAKPPRR from the coding sequence GTGCTCAACCTCTTCGCCTACACGGGCCCCTTCACCGTGGCGGCCGTGGCGGGCGGCGCCGTCCGCACGTGCACCCTGGACGTGGCCGCACCGGCGCTGACCTGGGCCGAGCAGCAAGTGCGCGCGCTCGGCGCGCCGGGCCAGCACGACTTCGTGCGCGCCGACGTCTTCGGCTGGCTGCGCGCCCACCAGACGAAGGGAGAGCGCTTCGATCTGGTCATCGTGGACCCGCCCACCTACTCGAAGACGAAGCACACCCGCTGGACGTCCGGCGCGGACTGGATCGAGCTGACCCGCCTCGCCGCCGCCATGGTCGCGCCGCGCGGTGTGCTGCTGCTGTCCTCGAACGATCGCCGCATGACGCCGCGCGTCTTCCGCCAGCACATCGAGGCGGGCCTCGCGGCGATCGGGCGGGCCGGACGGATCGTCGACAACCCCACGCCGCTCGACTTTCCCTCGCCCCCCGGCGGCCCGACCATGAAGTCCTGCATGGTCCACCTGGACGTGGAGCGCCCGGCGAGGAAACCCACCAAGTCGGCGAAGCCACCGCGGCGCTAA